GCTCGGCGACTTGCGCTGGATCGGAGAATCGCTGTCCGCGGCCGCCGCGGCCTACGCGAAAATGGAAGACACCGGGGCCAACGCACTCGGCAGCATCGCGCCCCCGGTGAGCGGGCTCTGATCGTGGCGCGGCGCACCGTCAACGAGGCAGAGCTGGTGGATGCGGCCGACGCATTGCGGCAGTTCTGTCAGACGATGAAGGACCGCCTGAACGAAGTCGCCACCGATTTGAAGGGCCTGCAACAGACCTGGGAAGGCGTGGGATTCGACGCGTTCCTCGAGCGTCTGCAGCATTGGCAGCGCTGGGCCGACGAGATGAGCGAGGTGGTGTTCGACATGCACCTCAATGCGCATATCGCCCACCGCAACTACGTGCACAACGCCGAGGTCAACACCGCGATGTGGGGCGGATAGCGGCCGGACTGTTGGTCGGCAGGTTCGACGGCCCGAACTCCGAAGGAACAGCCTTGACACGCAACGACTTCGGGAACGGATCGGGCAACGCGGCGAGTTGGCCGCGGTCGGCAGGCTCGTCCATGGGCACATACAGGGCGCCCTCGTCGTAATAGGTCGTGCCCTCGGACGGCAAGTAATCACCGACCAAGGGGAGATATTCACTGCCCAGCCAGGTCCACCAGGTCGGCGGGTCCGGCAAGCCGAGGATTCCGTCGGCGCCGCGCAGGGTGCCGCTGCGGTCCCAGCTGAGATCCGAGGGTCCGGACAGTTTGTGGTTGCGCAGCACTTCGCCGGTGGCGAGCAAGCTGCCGCGTCGTCGGGCGTACTCGACGAAGAAGCGCCGCACCGCGTTTCGCCACCGCGGTTCGTCCAGCGGCTCGGCCACCATCCTGAGATGGTCGACCATGTTGCCGCCATACACGTTCGAGTACAGTCCACCGTCCAGGCACGGCAGCGTCGCGCTGAACCAGGCTACATCGGAATAGGTGGAGACGAATTCGTCGTCACCATCGCGGTCCAGCCGGTGCTGATAGGGGTGGTAGCTGCCAAACCGGCGTGGAAGCGCCTCGGGCAGAAGCTTTCTCGCCAGCTCGAGCCAGATCCTGGGTGCGTTGCGTGCCGATTCCGGTGAGTACCAATGCAGGTCGAGAATGCGGATCAGCTCCGATGCCGGGCGCGGTACTTTTCGGGCCCGTTTCGCGCCGAGGATGTCCTCGGTCTGCTCGTCGATCGCCACGCCACCCGCAGCGATAGCCAGCGCCTTGGCGAGGCGCCGAGCCGGCTTGACCTCGGCGGGATTACTGCCCTCAACGACGACCTGCCAGCTTGTGGTGGGCTCCAGTACGTGCGGCACCACCTCGTCGGGCACATCGTTGGGATCGACCTCGTAGGGCCCGAACACGGTGAATGCGTAGCTCTGCGGCCTGCCCCGTAACAGGCTCACCTCGTGATCACCGCGCTCGCCGACGGTCAGGCCGGGAATGGTTGCGACGATCGCTTCCAGCTCGTCGTCGTCGATGCTGGCTGGGGCATAGATGGTGAGGTCGTAGGACATTGCGTCGAGGCTCCTGATCAGGTGACTAACGCCTGACCCCAGGCTGCCATAGACTCAACCGCCAGGCGTGAGAGTGGGGCGGGGCTACCGGTGACGGACGTCGATCCAGAGTTGTTTTACGACGCGGCCGCTGCCTACAAAGAGAACAGCGACCACACCGCGGCCGCGCTGAACAAGCTGACCGGAGTGGACGCCGCAAACGGGGCCGGCACGCACGGGGTCGGCCCGCAGTGGGCGACGGCCTACGACGCCGCGGCCGACGAAGTCGGGCAGGTCGCCTACCGGCTGGTGAATGCCTTCCACAACCTGGGCAGCCTGCTGCGCCAGGACGGGGTCAACCACGATGAAACCGAAGAGGCCTCGACGCTCAACCAGCGGGACGCCTACGGGGCGCCGATCACGCCGCCGGGTGAGTCCGCGGGGACCTTCATCGACGCCGCGGTGAAGGTGAGCTCGGTCGCCGGGGGCGGCGACCCCGAGCCGCCGCATTGGGATTTGGTCCGGAGCCAGATCACCGACGGGTGGCCTGACGGGCACCCCGACCACGTGCTGGCGGCATCGGCGGCGTGGGAGACCTTCGGTCATGATCTGGTGGGCATCGACGATCAGCCGGGGCCCGAGGAACAACGGCTGATCGTCGACGTGGAAGCGGCCGAAATCGCCTTTGTGATAGACCGACTCAACGAAGCGCGCATCGTCAGCACCGATATCGCGGGCGCATGCGGCGACATGTCGCGCGCGGCCAAGGATTACGGCAACGAGCTCAAATCGGTCAAGGACGACATGGCATTTATCGTCAAATGCCTCTACCTGATCGTGACGGCCCTGGATGCCTACCCGCCGCAATTGCACCTCATCGCCGAAGCCATCAAGAACACGTTCATCGCGACGGCGGTCACTCAGATCAACGGGCTCAACGCCGCACTGCGCGTCACCGCCACTTCGTCGATGAAGGACCTGGGAGTCGCAGCCACCGCGATGGGCACTGCACTGCCGGCGGTCAAGTCGATCCTGGCGCTGGTGCCGCGCAGCGTAACCCCCACGCCGACGCAGCGGGTCAACGACAACCGGCGCAAGGGCCGTCGCGCCGAAGAGATCGCCGGCATCGACCAGACCACAAAGCGACCGATCCAGGTGACGGACCCGAAGACTGGCGCCCGGAGGACCCGGATCCCCGACGAAATCGATGACGAAAACCACGTAGTACGCGAAGTCAAGAACGTCCAAAAGCTGGAAACCACTCAACAGATCCGCGACATGGCCCAGTGGGCGCGAGACAACGGCTACAAACTTGTCATCGTGGTGGACAAGGGCCGCACCGACGCTGGCACAGTGGAGCAGAGATTGAGAGACGACTACCCGGGGCTGAATGTGACGATCGACGCGAGCCAGAACCTGTCATGAACAAATACGGTGATGACCCCCAGACCTGGCCGGAATGTCGACAGGCGATGAAGCGCGAGCTCGACGAAGCCGGTATCCCAGAAGACACCGTGTGGGAATTGGTCAACTCCCGCAACGACTATCCGGAAGCCGTACCGATCATTGTCGACTGGCTAGAGCACCTCGACGAGCGCGTGCCACCCGATGAGGACCGCCGTGCGTGGCGGGCGGGGTTACTTCGAAATCTGATCACCAAACACGCGAAAGGCAACCGCGCGGCGGCCGATATCTTGTTTCACCAGTTCGAAATTGAGCCTCCGCTGACCAACCTGGAACTCGAGGCCGCGGGCTTTGCACTGGCCCAGGTCGCGGACCGCTCCGACTTCCCGCGAGTGGCTGCCCTGATCCGGTCCGAGCGAGATTTTCCTACCAAGTCAGTACTGGTTGAATGGCTCGGCGGAATCAAAACCGAAGAAGCCAAAGATCTTGCTGTGAGCCAACTCCCGCACCCCGGCATGCGAATCCCGGCGATGCGCGCCCTGGTCCGCCAGAAAGCCACCGGGGTGCGCGACGCCGTCGCTGCGTACCTGGACGACGAACACGAAGTCTTCCGCAAGGAAGCGCGTAAGACCCTCGACAAACTCCCGGCGGACTAGCGTCCCTTGCGGGGCTGCCACACCACCAGCGCCGTGCTCTTGGGTACCACCGCGAGGTCGCGGCGCTGGTTGCCCCGCAACACGGCTATCTCGTCGGCCATTTCTTTCAGCCGCGACTGCAGCGCCTCGACCTGATTGGTCAGCTCGATAATGCGCTTGATGCCGGCGAGGTTGACGCCCTCGTCCTGCGAGAGCCGTTGCACCTCGCGCAGCAGGTCCACGTCGCGCTGCGAATAACGCCGTCCGCCACCGGGAGTGCGGGTCGGTGTCACCAGCCCGAGGCGATCGTAGGTACGTAAGGTCTGCGCATGCATGCCGGCCAGCTCGGCCGCGACCGAGATCAAAAAGGTGCGGGCATCCTCTCGCTTGGAGTTTTTTGCCATCAGCGGTTACCCGCCCATCCCGCCCGCGGATTGAACCCACTGGCGCGCTCGGCCTCGGCATACACCTCCAGCGCCTCTTGCGCAGCGCCTTCCAAGTTGGGTGGCACAGCGACTTTCACGGTGACCAGCAGGTCTCCGCTGCCGCCGCTGCGCTTGGGCACACCGCGTCCGCGCACCCGCAGGATCCGGCCGTCGGCGGTTCCCTTGGGCACCCGCACGCCAACCTTGCCGTCCAGCGTAGGGACCGAAAGCGTTGACCCCAAAGCCAATTCGCTGAAGCTCACTGGAACCGTCACGGTGAGATCGTCGCCGTCGCGGCTGAAGACCTTGTCCGGCCGCACATGCACCGTCACGTAGAGGTCGCCCGACGGCGCACCGCGCAACCCGGCCTCACCCTGCCCGGGCAGTCGAATCCGTTGTCCGTCTTCGACACCGGGAGGGATTCGCACGTTGATGGTGCGGGTGCGAGTGGTGACGCCGGTGCCTTTGCACTCGTCGCAG
The Mycobacterium sp. 050128 genome window above contains:
- a CDS encoding WXG100 family type VII secretion target, producing the protein MARRTVNEAELVDAADALRQFCQTMKDRLNEVATDLKGLQQTWEGVGFDAFLERLQHWQRWADEMSEVVFDMHLNAHIAHRNYVHNAEVNTAMWGG
- a CDS encoding putative toxin → MTDVDPELFYDAAAAYKENSDHTAAALNKLTGVDAANGAGTHGVGPQWATAYDAAADEVGQVAYRLVNAFHNLGSLLRQDGVNHDETEEASTLNQRDAYGAPITPPGESAGTFIDAAVKVSSVAGGGDPEPPHWDLVRSQITDGWPDGHPDHVLAASAAWETFGHDLVGIDDQPGPEEQRLIVDVEAAEIAFVIDRLNEARIVSTDIAGACGDMSRAAKDYGNELKSVKDDMAFIVKCLYLIVTALDAYPPQLHLIAEAIKNTFIATAVTQINGLNAALRVTATSSMKDLGVAATAMGTALPAVKSILALVPRSVTPTPTQRVNDNRRKGRRAEEIAGIDQTTKRPIQVTDPKTGARRTRIPDEIDDENHVVREVKNVQKLETTQQIRDMAQWARDNGYKLVIVVDKGRTDAGTVEQRLRDDYPGLNVTIDASQNLS
- a CDS encoding HEAT repeat domain-containing protein; protein product: MNKYGDDPQTWPECRQAMKRELDEAGIPEDTVWELVNSRNDYPEAVPIIVDWLEHLDERVPPDEDRRAWRAGLLRNLITKHAKGNRAAADILFHQFEIEPPLTNLELEAAGFALAQVADRSDFPRVAALIRSERDFPTKSVLVEWLGGIKTEEAKDLAVSQLPHPGMRIPAMRALVRQKATGVRDAVAAYLDDEHEVFRKEARKTLDKLPAD
- a CDS encoding heat shock protein transcriptional repressor HspR, which codes for MAKNSKREDARTFLISVAAELAGMHAQTLRTYDRLGLVTPTRTPGGGRRYSQRDVDLLREVQRLSQDEGVNLAGIKRIIELTNQVEALQSRLKEMADEIAVLRGNQRRDLAVVPKSTALVVWQPRKGR